The segment TATTGATGACTTTGCATTTCCCAGTCTGTTCTAAGTAGACCCATCATATAAACATCATGATACTTACCAAATCTAAAAATTTCTTCTTTTAGCGTACCTTCCGACCGGAAACCACACTTTTCATAAGAGCTAATCGCTCTTTTGTTATAGCCAAACACTTGAAGTTTCACCTTATTCAAATTCATGTAATTAAAAATAAAGTCTACCAATACGTTCATTGAATCAGTTCCATAGCCTTTTCCTTGGTGGTCAGGACCTATTGAAATACCCACGTAGCAAGTCCCACTTTTCCAATTCACTAAGTAAACAGCGATCGTTCCAATGAAAAGCTTTTCGTCTTTAAGTTCGATTGCAAACGCATAGTCATCTTTCTCCGAACTAATTTCATTAAGAAATTTCTCGTGGTCTGCATCAGTAGGAGGAAATGGAATGCCATCATTCATTAGTAAACGACTTTCCATAACATTTTCAATTGCAAAGAACTTTTCATAATCCTCTTTTGTGATTTTCCGTAAAGCGACTTCATTTCCTGATAAAAAATTTTCACTATATTGCTTAATCAATTTAATGTCCCCCAATTAGATTGCAGGGGTCAGCAGTAAGGCTTTTAGTTGGTTTACTGTGCCCTTGCGAAGTTTTTTTGTTTGTTGAATCCTTTTAAAACTTCTACTGCAATGCTTGATAACATAGGCTAATCTCCCTTTTTTTAGATATTTAAAGTGTACCTTTAATTTACCAAAAATTCCAACTAAATATACAAACTAAAAATTATATAAATGATTAATCTTCAAACCATCGATTTGGTCGCTGGATGGGTTTTTATAAGTCCATACATAATAAGTTGACCTAGTAGGAACGTTCAGAGGTTACTTAAATACAAAGGGAGAGAAAAGGGTGTTCAAAGCACAGGTAGTGACCCCTTAAAGTTAGAGTTTCAGTTATACAGCTAATTGGCTGGCATGAATTCGGTAGTTCACCGGGCTCATGCCGGCCAATTTTTGCTTAATGCGTTCGTGGTTATAGTAGTGGACGTACCGTTCAATTTTCAGCTTCAATTCTTCGTACGGGACCCGTTCTTCTCCGTGGTACATCTCCTGTTTAAGCAGGCCAAAGAAGTTTTCCATGGCCGCGTTGTCGGCACACGTCGCCTTTCGGGACATGCTTTGGAAAATCCGGTGCTGCTTCAATGCCTTCACCCAGTACCGGTGCTGATAATGCCAGCCTTGGTCGGAGTGGATGGTGGTCCGATACCTGGCTTGTTCTCCGATGACTGGCAGGGCATTCCGTAACGATTCCATGACGAAGTCGAGGGTTGGGCGTTTCGCCATACTCATGCCAATGATTTCGCCATTGTAGAGATCCATCATGGGGCTTAAGTAGAGCTTTTCCTCGCCCATACACTTGAATTCGGTGACATCCGTCACGATTTTTTGGAAGGCGCGCGATGTGTGGAACCGGCGGTTCAAGCGGTTTTTGGCGATGGTGCCTACTTGCCCCTTATAGGAACGATAGCGCGATTTCCGAATGAACTTTACGCAAGTGAGGTTCAATTCGCCCATGATGCGCTGGACTTTCTTGTGGTTGATGACGTACCCTTGCGCCTTTAATTCCAGAGAGATCCTGCGATACCCGTAACGGCCGTCGTGTTTTTCGAAGAGCGCCAGAATCAACGTTTTCCATTCCAGATCCGGATCTTCCAACCCAAATCGCTGGCGGTGGTAATGATACGTCGCTTCTGGCAGATCGACGATCTCCAGCACATCCGTTAATCGGAATCCTTCTTTTTGGAGTTCGAATGCCAGCGCTGCTTGTGCTTTTCGAGGTAGGCATCCGGATTCTCCTGGAAAGCGTTCAACTTTTTTAAATAAGCGACTTCCAAACGGAGAAGCTCATTCTCGCGTTCAAGTTGTTCTTCACGGGACATCGTCCCAGCCGGTTTTGCCGGTTTCTTTTTCGAATTTTTCGCCATGGGTGGCCGTCCTTTCTTTCTCAGGCCTCCTGCCCCTTCCGCCAAAAATGTCTGTTTCCATTTCACAATAAGCGTCGGGTTGTGCATCTTGAATTCAATCGCTGCGTCCTGGTAGGAAGCGCCTGTTTGTTTCATAAAGTGTAATACATCCAATTTGAATTGAACAGAATACACCCGGTTTTTTTGCCTGTTCCGCAATCCTTCTTTTCCGAATGCCTGGAAAGCCCGCACCCAGCGTGCTATTTGCCCGTGGCTGGATAGCCCGTATTTTCGGGCTAAGCGCGGATAGCCCAACGGGCCAGCCAAATACTCGTTGACCAGCTTCAGTTTGAATTCTTCGCTATATTTCATCATAGAAAAAACACCCCGAAAGTTAGATTTTTAACTCTAACTTTTGGGGTGCAGCACCACATCTTCTCTCCCTTTTTATCTTTAAAAGCATAATTTCACGAATAGTTTTCATAAGCACTTAAGTTTTCTTTGTTCATTAAGTTTGGGATGATCCTTCATCATTTTCTGTATTGGATTTTGAAACAAAAGGGCCGCCATAACAAGAGATGACCATCATCCCTTAAAATAGGGAGGTTAATCGCTATATAATACATAAGTGAGCGGATTTACTCTCTTAAGAAAAGGTTGTAAGAAAAAGTCCGATTTATTCCAAAGATTCCCTCTGGTAAAGAAATGGTATATAATAGGTAAAAAGACACCTGGGAGGTATGGCATGGAAAAGGAATCTTATACCATCACGGAGGCCATGCCAATTTTTGGAGTTAGCCGTTCAACCATTACTCACTGGATAAGCGCAGGAATCATTGACGCGAAGAAACAAAAGGGCATATGGAGGATTGACGGCCGCTCCGTGTCAGAATGGCAAGAATTTCAGGCTTTAGGGCTTCCTGCAGCAAAGAATGTAATAAGGAAAAAGTTTGGATTGCTTTAGGTAAAGAATGAAAAGGAGGAAAAGCCATTTCTAGATGGTACCTCATTTGGCTTTCCAATACGTCAACTAAAATGCGGATGCAAAAAAAAACCGACCCGATCAGAAGTGAAAATTGCAGAGATGAACGGGGCCTCTGTCAAGCCTTGATTGCCGGTTCCCGCGCATTCACTAGAAACAATGAATCAGGTGTCCTTACAGACGGTTCGAATCGCATAACCAAGAGCCTAATTGACTGAAAACACTTATCTCTACCCGTCCAGGTTTTTATTCAGAAATAAACTTTTGGGGCAAGCCGCAGAAGATGAACATTCCAACCGAAAATTCCAAGGATTTCTTAGTGAGCGGGAAAGCTGCCACTTAAACAGCTGGGAAAAACTTTTCCAGATCGATTTTTCACAATCGGAATGTTGGCAACGGGCCGTGCAACCTGTCGCCAAGCTATTGAACAGTGCCACCAGCTCACGTAATTTTTTTAACTTTAAATTGGAGGACATTCAAATGGGAAAATATACATATGTAAGTGATTATCGGCATAATGAAAAGTTGAAGGAGAGCTTTAATAGCTTAGCCATGAAAACCTTCAACTATCCATTTACTCGTTTGAGAGACGTGGTTACATTGAGCGGATCACCGATGTTGATCAAACGCATCAAGATGGGAAAGTTGGAAAAGAACAGGTGGAGCAGCTGCTTGAACTGAAGAAGGACCTTGATGCTGCCAGAAAATCTTTTGCGGATCTGGCAAAAAAACTTGGCGTGATTTGAGGAGTGTTAATTTTTATATAGTCAAAGAGATAATGCGAAATGAAGGAGTTTAGTAAATGAAGCATATTTATGCCTTTGAAGACATAATGGAATATGAAAAGCACCAGGATATGATTCAGCGTTTTAGTCAACGGTTAAAGGAGTACCAACTACTTTTAGAAGAAGAGTATGCCTTAGTAGACAAACCAAAAGGAGTGATCTGGACTTCAGCAGAAGCAGCAACATCTATTTTTTCTGATCTCCCGATTCCTGCATTTACGAATAAAGACACGATTTACATAACACCGGATGTAAAAGCTTGGAGAAAGCTATTTATCCAGCAATTGGACGGGAAAGACCTTCCTCATATTCAACGTTTTTACGAACAGCTTTCTGAGAATCACATACTTACAATATTAGGTCACGAATTAACCCATCATTCAGACTTGTTTTTAGATGATTTTGAAGATGAACGAGAAGATAGTATTTGGTTTGAAGAAGGCATGTGTGAGTATTTACCAAGAAAACTTCTTTTAACTGAAAGAGAATTCAATGAAATATCAACGATAGAGAAGGAATTAGTGGACGTGTTTACGAGAGAATACGGAAATCGGTCTTTAGATGAATTTGGAAGCAATTCCTATACAGCAAGTTTATCGAGCATCATGTTTAATTATTGGAGAAGTTTTCTTGCCATTAAGTATTTGGTAGAAAATCGCTTTCAAAATAACGTAAGTATAGTTTTTGAAGAATATCATAGATGGGATAAAGAAGGACGAAAAATTTGCCTTACTGAATATTTCCAGTTAGAAAAAATTTCGCTGTAAGTATTTATCTAGAATTTCAGGTCAATATTCCAGTAATATAACGTACTCTTAGTTAGTGATGTATTTAAAATTTTACTTATCAGAACTTATCGATAGTATCCGTTACTCCAATAGCAAAACACAAAGAGGATAAAGGGTACTTTTAAGAATGGGTTTATTTTAGAATTAATTGGCTTTCGTTAATTACTGAGGTGGAGTTCGTTATAAACATATCCAGTTAGTGGGATTATTACTCGTCATAAAATTGGTATTTACTGGTTGTTCAAGTTGTGGTAATATTGCGGGAATTACAAAAACGAAACGCGTTGAAGAGAACAGTAGATAGCCAAAAACTTTTTCTAGAGAGCTCCGGTTGGTGGAAAGGAGCAGGAGTTTGTTATCGAAACAAGCCTCTGAGCATCACAGCGGAACCTGATTTTTGGGGGATGTTGGGACGGGAGCTCCCGTTAACGGGCTGAGGTATTCGCCATTTTTCTTGGCTGTACCGAATGAGGTTAATGCAGTGACGTATTGACAAACAGGGGTGGCACCACGATTTTAGTAATCTCGTCCCCAAGACAATTGTCTTGGGGTGGGATTTTTTTGTTTGGCTAAAATGCAGTGGGGAGAGGTTACGATGAAAAACTGGAAGTATTCGTTATTATTGTTAGGTGGTATCGGCATTTCCAACATAGGTGGATGGGTTTATCTGATTGCGTTGAATTTAATTATCCTGAATGAAACGGGTTCTCCTTTGGCGGTCGCTTTTCTGTACATTTTAGGACCGATTGCGACTATTTGCTCCAACTCATGGGCAGGGAGCCTGATTGACCGGGTTAATTCGAGGAAATTGATGATTGGGTTAGATATTTCACGTGCTTTATGTATTGCCTTGATCCCTGTGCTTCCTTCACTGTTCTATGTGTATGTCCTCGTATTTATCATCAATATCGGAAGTGCTATGTTTGAACCCACGTCAATGGTGTATATGACCAAACTCATCCCCGAGAAGGATCGGCAAAGATTCAATGCGTTAAGAAGCTTTATAAATTCTTGTGGAACCTTAATTGGCCCGGCAATAGCGGGTGCCTTATTTTGGATGGGCACACCTGACACGGCTATCTATGTGAACTCCGTTGCTTTGATGTTGTCGGCTTTCCTCATCCTGTTATTGCCCAATGTAGATTCACAAACAGTCCCATCCGAAACTGAAAAGCTTTCTTGGAAGATGATAAAAAATGACTTTAAAATGGTTTACAAGTTCAGTCAAACCAACACGTTTATTTTGAAAGTTTATCTATTGTTTGTTGGAATGACGATATTTATGACTGCCCTGGATTCATTGGAAGCAGCTTTTGCGAAAGGAGTTATTGGGATGTCAGACACCAACTATGGATTCTTATTAAGTATATTTGGAACGGGAATTATTTTGGGTTCACTTATCAACACCATTTTTTCCAAACAATTAGCAGTTAACTTACTCATAGGGGCTGGATCTGTTTTTACTGCTGCAGGCTATATCGCTCTCTACAGTTCACATGGTTTTATCAGTGCTGCAACTGGAACTTTTATGATTGGATTTGCCATCACGTTTGCCAATACGGGTTATTTGACGTTCTATCAGAACAACGTGCCAGTAAAAATGATGGGAAGGTTTAGCAGTTTATTCAGTATGGTCGAAGCATTTTTTATTATTGTTCTAACCGTAATAATTGGTTTGGCAGCTGAATTAACTTCCATACGGCCTGTAGGCTTAATAGGTTCATTTACATTCCTCTTACTAGGGATGATTGCCTTTAAGGTAGTAACGGCCAAAAGAAGAAAAGTGCATTTTGAAGAAAAATTGACCTTAAACAATTAGCTTTTTGGGGCAAAGACTAGGGTTTGAATGAAGTTCAAGTGCAGTTAAGATTCATTCACTTAGTAAATCAGGAGGTGACGGAATGGGACATTTAAAAAAGTTTTTTCGTAGCCTAATCTTTAAAAAATACGATCAATTTGCGGAGGAATTAGGTTATCCGGATTGGAACATTGCTTTGGAAAATACTTTTGGCATCTATGAAATGGAAGGAGATACTTGGTACCATGCCACTCAGCTTCCTGATAAAAAATGGGCTGTATGGAATGATGATGAGGCAGAACCACCATACGCTTTTGAAGTATTTTCGTCCTGGGATGAAGCCATTAGAAAGCTTCGGAAATTGTTTGAGGAAAGTGGATTGCCGGAAAATCATTGGAGACCGGAAGGATTTGATGAAGGTGAAGA is part of the Planococcus shenhongbingii genome and harbors:
- a CDS encoding MFS transporter, with translation MKNWKYSLLLLGGIGISNIGGWVYLIALNLIILNETGSPLAVAFLYILGPIATICSNSWAGSLIDRVNSRKLMIGLDISRALCIALIPVLPSLFYVYVLVFIINIGSAMFEPTSMVYMTKLIPEKDRQRFNALRSFINSCGTLIGPAIAGALFWMGTPDTAIYVNSVALMLSAFLILLLPNVDSQTVPSETEKLSWKMIKNDFKMVYKFSQTNTFILKVYLLFVGMTIFMTALDSLEAAFAKGVIGMSDTNYGFLLSIFGTGIILGSLINTIFSKQLAVNLLIGAGSVFTAAGYIALYSSHGFISAATGTFMIGFAITFANTGYLTFYQNNVPVKMMGRFSSLFSMVEAFFIIVLTVIIGLAAELTSIRPVGLIGSFTFLLLGMIAFKVVTAKRRKVHFEEKLTLNN
- a CDS encoding helix-turn-helix domain-containing protein, yielding MEKESYTITEAMPIFGVSRSTITHWISAGIIDAKKQKGIWRIDGRSVSEWQEFQALGLPAAKNVIRKKFGLL
- a CDS encoding GNAT family N-acetyltransferase encodes the protein MIKQYSENFLSGNEVALRKITKEDYEKFFAIENVMESRLLMNDGIPFPPTDADHEKFLNEISSEKDDYAFAIELKDEKLFIGTIAVYLVNWKSGTCYVGISIGPDHQGKGYGTDSMNVLVDFIFNYMNLNKVKLQVFGYNKRAISSYEKCGFRSEGTLKEEIFRFGKYHDVYMMGLLRTDWEMQSHQ
- a CDS encoding transposase, whose product is MMKYSEEFKLKLVNEYLAGPLGYPRLARKYGLSSHGQIARWVRAFQAFGKEGLRNRQKNRVYSVQFKLDVLHFMKQTGASYQDAAIEFKMHNPTLIVKWKQTFLAEGAGGLRKKGRPPMAKNSKKKPAKPAGTMSREEQLERENELLRLEVAYLKKLNAFQENPDAYLEKHKQRWHSNSKKKDSD